The following are encoded together in the Rhinopithecus roxellana isolate Shanxi Qingling chromosome 5, ASM756505v1, whole genome shotgun sequence genome:
- the SOCS4 gene encoding suppressor of cytokine signaling 4, translated as MAENNENNSKNVDVRPKTSRSRSADRKDGYVWSGKKLSWSKKSESYSDAETVNGIEKTEVSLRNRERKHSCSSIELDLDHSCGHRFLGRSLKQKLQDAVGQCFPIKNCSSRHSSGLPSKRKIHISELMLDKCPFPPRSDLAFRWHFIKRHTAPINSKSDEWVSTDLSQTELRDGQLKLRNMEENINCFSHTNVQPCVITTDNALCREDPMTGSVMNLVSNNSIEDSDMDSDDEILTLCTSSRKRNKPKWELDDEILQLETPKYHTQIDYVHCLVPDLLQINNNPCYWGVMDKYAAEALLEGKPEGTFLLRDSAQEDYLFSVSFRRYSRSLHARIEQWNHNFSFDAHDPCVFHSPDITGLLEHYKDPSACMFFEPLLSTPLIRTFPFSLQHICRTVICNCTTYDGIDALPIPSSMKLYLKEYHYKSKVRVLRIDAPEQQC; from the coding sequence ATggcagaaaataatgaaaataatagtaaaaatgtaGATGTAAGGCCCAAGACTAGTCGGAGCAGAAGTGCCGACAGAAAAGATGGTTATGTGTGGAGTGGAAAGAAGTTATCTTGGTCAAAAAAGAGTGAGAGTTATTCAGATGCTGAAACAGTAAATGGTATAGAGAAAACTGAAGTGTCTTTAAGGAACCGAGAAAGGAAGCACAGCTGTTCATCCATTGAGTTGGACTTAGATCATTCCTGTGGGCATAGATTTTTAGGCCGATCTCTTAAACAGAAACTGCAAGATGCCGTGGGGCAGTGTTTTCCAATAAAGAATTGTAGTAGTCGGCACTCTTCAGGGCTTCCATCTAAAAGGAAAATTCATATCAGTGAACTCATGTTAGATAAGTGTCCTTTCCCACCTCGATCAGATTTAGCCTTTAGGTGGCATTTTATTAAACGACACACTGCTCCTATAAATTCCAAATCAGATGAATGGGTAAGCACAGACTTGTCTCAGACTGAATTGAGGGATGGTCAGCTAAAACTAagaaatatggaagaaaatataaactgtTTCTCACATACTAATGTTCAGCCCTGTGTCATAACCACCGACAATGCTTTGTGTAGAGAAGATCCTATGACTGGCTCTGTGATGAACCTGGTTTCAAATAACAGTATAGAAGATAGTGATATGGATTCCGATGATGAAATTCTAACACTTTGCACAAgttccagaaaaagaaacaaacccaaATGGGAATTGGATGATGAAATCCTGCAGCTGGAAACACCTAAATACCACACGCAGATTGATTATGTCCACTGTCTTGTACCAGACCTCCTTCAGATCAATAACAACCCATGTTACTGGGGAGTAATGGATAAATATGCAGCCGAAGCACTACTGGAAGGAAAACCAGAGGGTACCTTTTTACTTCGAGACTCAGCACAGGAAGACTATTTATTCTCTGTTAGTTTTAGACGCTATAGTCGTTCTCTTCATGCTAGAATTGAACAGTGGAATCACAACTTTAGCTTTGATGCACATGACCCCTGTGTCTTCCATTCTCCTGACATTACTGGGCTCCTAGAACATTATAAGGACCCAAGCGCCTGTATGTTCTTTGAACCACTGCTGTCCACTCCTTTAATTCGGACTTTCCCCTTTTCCCTGCAGCATATATGCAGAACAGTTATTTGTAACTGTACAACTTATGATGGCATTGATGCCCTTCCAATTCCTTCTTCTATGAAATTATATCTGAAGGAATATCATTATAAATCAAAAGTTAGAGTACTCAGGATTGATGCACCAGAACAGCAATGCTAA